From Rutidosis leptorrhynchoides isolate AG116_Rl617_1_P2 chromosome 3, CSIRO_AGI_Rlap_v1, whole genome shotgun sequence, a single genomic window includes:
- the LOC139897410 gene encoding uncharacterized protein: protein MAEKQIEFFGSDVDMPSLPPMINIVDFDNYRLNNWSNNSSTSHHEITEEEEEEEVDDDGGFKVMPSIGEEYNNDRNLFSFDNDQNVNDVVYVVTWRGTQELCSASMDALVWTLGTDLDDSSIVYLVHVFPELRFIPTPLGRLPLNQANPEQKEAYLIQERSKRREYLHKFLSVCSSAKVQVETVLIESDMEAKAILDLIPVLNIRKLVLGTTKSNLKKLRNSSKKGGGETLDQIVHNAPPYCEVKVICEGKEVQDQLTKEPPSPSPSSTAEPSPRNASNFLKPMQLQQDNANGFVNCSCFKI, encoded by the exons ATGGCGGAGAAACAGATCGAATTCTTTGGTTCTGATGTCGATATGCCATCGCTACCGCCGATGATCAATATAGTTGACTTCGACAACTACCGACTCAATAACTGGAGTAACAATAGCAGCACCAGTCATCATGAGATAACCgaggaagaggaagaagaagaagtagatGACGATGGAGGGTTTAAAGTAATGCCATCTATAGGAGAAGAATATAATAATGATCGTAATTTGTTTTCTTTTGATAATGATCAAAATGTGAATGATGTCGTGTATGTGGTTACGTGGAGAGGGACTCAAGAACTTTGTTCGGCGAGCATGGATGCGTTGGTTTGGACGTTAGGCACCGATCTTGATGACTCGAGCATCGTTTATCTGGTGCACGTATTCCCCGAGCTGCGATTTATCCCCACTCCTC TGGGAAGATTACCATTAAATCAAGCAAACCCGGAGCAAAAGGAAGCTTATTTGATTCAAGAAAGAAGCAAGAGACGTGAATACCTCCATAAGTTTCTTTCTGTTTGCTCTTCTGCAAAG GTCCAAGTTGAAACTGTGCTTATTGAGAGTGATATGGAAGCAAAAGCCATTCTCGACCTCATTCCAGTTCTAAATATAAGAAAGTTGGTGTTAGGAACCACCAAATCGAACCTAAA GAAACTTAGGAATAGTAGCAAAAAAGGCGGTGGTGAGACTCTTGATCAAATAGTACATAACGCACCACCATATTGCGAGGTTAAGGTCATATGTGAAGGAAAGGAAGTGCAAGACCAGTTGACCAAagaaccaccatcaccatcaccatcctcCACGGCAGAACCATCTCCACGCAATGCTAGTAACTTCCTAAAACCTATGCAATTGCAGCAGGATAACGCTAATGGCTTTGTAAACTGCAGTTGCTTTAAGATCTGA